A region of Polyangiaceae bacterium DNA encodes the following proteins:
- a CDS encoding PD40 domain-containing protein → MTNTAGLRVTLALVTLVAVLLAPARASAIGDPDLDWRTVETKHFRVHHPNTLAPLAERVARISESVHARLKHTLAYAPKGKTEVVLTDDVDSANGSATALPFNTVRLYATAPEDLSVLGDYDDWMLDLITHEHTHILHIDNISGTAAIINAILGKTYAPNQVQPRWIIEGLATLTESRETSAGRMRSSFFDMYMRADVLEDRIAGLDTVSSSPLRWPNGNLWYLYGSRFLGWITDVYGPNTMRSVSADYGSTVFPWAINRSIRRVTGKTYEELFEGFKAHLRLRYAAQMKTVEARGLREGVRLTHHGRNVMYPRFVPRVARSSDADELVYWRDDYNARPGIYRVALSPKHDALADKPKLFVRTRGSSVSSFSPTGDLYSSSNAPWKIVYWRDDLFRIQHGFSAPRGDEPERQRLTVGMRATAPDVSPDGRRIAFTVNSKSTTYLQIADVDAEGRLANVRDLVPSARFEQAYTPRFSPDGRFIAYSAWTTGGYRDIRLVDVAKGTFEQITRDRAIDANPVFSNDGKVLYFSSDRTGISNIYAYDIAQRSLRQVTNVRMGAYQPALSPNGKTLVYVGYTSTGFDLYALQLDSSRFLDALPAPADRPDPPPAPEHVPMKWSRYQPLGTVLPRNYSVNFGPGTYGNAALSLEAVGSDVAGFHEVGASLTADFAAPAPRVVLEYAYRRLPMNMRVRLFHSVAPRQNFIANGQRIKYDERGIGISSALSYAIPGDFTDQFLGLSYTFSGFRGELPSVQLDPTSTVPRIPRGGVMSTLRANYSFTNVEGSLDSAGAIRGFSFRAAVEYAGQPTGSDFSLYNFDGAVAGYVPMPWPGLHTLALRVAGGVAGGTYAENGYYNVGGYDFESNTLLDTITTGIYDGSFVLRGYAPSSLAGRAFVLQNVEYRFPIVKPDRGLSTLPLYLRRIDGNVFVDYGGAFNELDLSAISLFTNNSIINSPDLHTSAGVELWLGFSLGYYLDAQFRLGYARGFSAKAIPGGQWYFVASSAF, encoded by the coding sequence GTGACGAACACGGCGGGTCTTCGAGTCACGCTGGCGCTCGTCACGCTCGTCGCGGTCCTGCTCGCGCCTGCTCGAGCATCGGCGATCGGCGATCCCGATTTGGATTGGCGCACGGTCGAAACGAAGCATTTTCGCGTGCACCATCCAAATACGCTCGCGCCCCTGGCCGAACGTGTCGCGCGCATTTCCGAATCGGTGCATGCACGCTTGAAGCACACGCTCGCCTACGCACCGAAGGGCAAGACGGAAGTGGTGCTGACGGACGACGTGGATTCGGCCAACGGTTCGGCCACGGCGCTGCCGTTCAACACGGTTCGTCTCTATGCAACGGCGCCCGAAGATCTGTCCGTGCTCGGCGACTACGACGACTGGATGCTCGATCTCATCACGCACGAGCACACGCACATCCTGCACATCGACAACATCTCCGGCACGGCCGCGATCATCAACGCCATCCTCGGCAAGACGTACGCGCCGAACCAAGTGCAGCCGCGGTGGATCATCGAAGGCCTCGCGACGCTCACGGAATCCCGTGAAACGAGCGCCGGTCGCATGCGCTCGTCGTTCTTCGACATGTACATGCGTGCCGACGTGCTCGAAGATCGCATCGCGGGCCTCGACACCGTTTCGTCGAGCCCGCTGCGCTGGCCGAACGGCAACCTTTGGTACCTATACGGTTCGCGATTTCTTGGATGGATCACGGACGTCTACGGTCCGAACACGATGCGCTCCGTGTCCGCGGACTACGGCAGCACGGTGTTTCCTTGGGCCATCAATCGGTCGATCCGGCGCGTGACGGGCAAGACGTACGAAGAGCTGTTCGAGGGCTTCAAGGCTCACTTGCGGCTTCGCTACGCGGCGCAGATGAAGACCGTCGAAGCGCGTGGTCTGCGCGAAGGTGTGCGCCTCACGCATCACGGTCGCAACGTGATGTACCCGCGGTTCGTCCCTCGCGTGGCGCGATCATCGGACGCTGACGAGCTCGTCTATTGGCGCGACGACTACAACGCTCGACCGGGCATCTACCGCGTCGCGCTTTCGCCGAAGCACGACGCGCTCGCGGACAAACCCAAGCTCTTCGTGCGCACGCGAGGCTCGTCCGTGTCGTCGTTTTCGCCGACGGGCGACCTCTATTCGAGCAGCAACGCGCCGTGGAAGATCGTGTATTGGCGCGACGATCTCTTCCGCATCCAGCATGGGTTTTCCGCACCGCGCGGCGACGAACCCGAACGCCAACGGCTCACCGTGGGCATGCGTGCGACTGCGCCCGATGTGAGCCCCGACGGGCGTCGAATCGCCTTCACGGTGAACTCCAAGAGCACGACGTACTTGCAGATCGCCGACGTCGATGCCGAAGGGCGCCTCGCGAACGTGCGCGACCTCGTGCCGAGCGCTCGTTTCGAACAGGCCTACACGCCTCGGTTTTCCCCCGACGGGCGCTTCATCGCGTACAGCGCATGGACGACGGGCGGCTACCGCGACATTCGCCTCGTCGACGTCGCCAAAGGAACGTTCGAGCAAATCACGCGCGATCGCGCCATCGACGCGAACCCCGTTTTTTCGAACGACGGCAAGGTCCTCTACTTTTCCTCGGATCGCACGGGCATATCGAACATCTACGCGTACGACATCGCCCAGCGATCGCTACGCCAAGTGACCAACGTGCGTATGGGAGCGTATCAGCCTGCGTTGAGCCCCAATGGCAAGACGCTCGTGTACGTCGGTTACACGTCGACGGGCTTCGACCTTTACGCATTGCAGCTCGATTCGTCGCGTTTTCTCGATGCGCTGCCCGCGCCAGCCGATCGCCCGGATCCGCCGCCAGCGCCCGAGCACGTGCCGATGAAGTGGAGCCGTTACCAACCGCTTGGAACAGTGCTGCCGCGCAACTACTCGGTGAACTTTGGGCCGGGAACGTACGGCAACGCGGCGCTGAGCCTCGAAGCGGTGGGAAGCGATGTCGCGGGGTTTCACGAAGTTGGGGCAAGCCTCACGGCGGACTTTGCAGCGCCGGCCCCGCGGGTGGTGCTCGAGTATGCGTATCGCCGGCTGCCGATGAACATGCGAGTGCGCCTGTTTCACTCGGTCGCTCCGCGGCAGAACTTCATCGCGAACGGTCAACGGATCAAATACGACGAACGCGGGATCGGCATATCGTCCGCGCTTTCGTACGCGATTCCAGGCGATTTTACCGACCAATTCCTGGGTTTGTCCTACACCTTCTCGGGCTTCCGCGGCGAGTTGCCCTCGGTGCAGCTCGACCCGACGTCGACGGTTCCGCGCATCCCACGCGGTGGCGTCATGAGCACCCTGCGCGCGAATTATTCGTTCACGAACGTCGAAGGATCGCTCGATTCGGCAGGAGCGATCCGCGGGTTTTCATTTCGTGCTGCGGTCGAATATGCCGGACAGCCCACGGGTAGTGACTTTTCCCTCTACAACTTCGACGGCGCCGTCGCGGGCTACGTGCCGATGCCTTGGCCGGGCTTGCACACGCTCGCGTTGCGCGTCGCTGGAGGCGTGGCTGGCGGTACGTACGCCGAAAACGGCTACTACAACGTTGGCGGGTACGACTTCGAGTCGAACACGCTGCTCGATACGATCACCACGGGCATCTACGATGGATCATTCGTGCTTCGCGGCTACGCGCCAAGCAGCTTGGCGGGTCGCGCGTTTGTCCTGCAAAACGTCGAGTATCGCTTCCCCATCGTCAAACCCGATCGCGGGTTGTCGACGTTGCCGCTGTACCTTCGTCGCATCGATGGCAACGTCTTCGTGGACTACGGCGGCGCTTTCAACGAGCTGGATCTGTCCGCGATTTCGCTCTTCACGAACAACAGCATCATCAACTCGCCGGACTTGCACACGTCTGCCGGTGTCGAGCTGTGGCTTGGTTTCTCGCTCGGTTACTACCTGGATGCGCAGTTTCGCCTTGGGTATGCCCGCGGTTTCAGCGCGAAGGCCATTCCTGGAGGGCAGTGGTATTTCGTAGCTTCGAGCGCGTTTTGA
- a CDS encoding thymidine kinase, with translation MRPSRTTHGSVRSNARCTHVDVYDVHTRFLHASRVTRRAGRSNALRSRCTFCLPRASVRGLSRDVRGLPARPVGSVEVITGSMFSGKTEELIRRIKRAILARQRVQAFKPRIDNRYDAQRIVSHEAVSVEAVAVNSSASIEERVLDDTEVIAIDEAQFFDKGIVEVCDRLASRGFRVIAAGLDQDYLGRPFPPMPDLMAIAEEVTKVHAVCAVCGHAASRSQRLIAESTTVLVGGSESYEARCRACFEARDVPRTVY, from the coding sequence ATGCGTCCGTCACGGACGACGCACGGCTCGGTCCGTTCGAACGCACGATGCACGCACGTTGACGTGTACGACGTGCACACGCGCTTTTTGCATGCGTCTCGCGTGACGCGCCGAGCGGGCAGATCCAACGCGCTGCGCAGTCGCTGCACATTCTGCTTGCCTCGCGCGTCCGTCCGCGGTCTGTCTCGCGACGTGCGCGGTCTACCTGCTCGCCCGGTCGGCTCGGTCGAAGTCATCACCGGTTCGATGTTCAGCGGAAAAACGGAAGAGCTCATTCGACGCATCAAGCGCGCCATCCTCGCGCGTCAACGCGTCCAAGCGTTCAAACCTCGCATCGACAATCGTTACGACGCGCAACGCATCGTCAGCCACGAGGCCGTCAGCGTCGAAGCGGTGGCGGTCAACTCGAGTGCGAGCATCGAAGAACGCGTGCTCGACGACACGGAAGTCATCGCCATCGACGAAGCTCAGTTCTTCGACAAAGGCATCGTCGAAGTCTGCGACAGACTCGCTTCACGCGGCTTTCGCGTCATCGCCGCAGGCCTCGATCAAGACTACTTGGGACGGCCCTTTCCCCCCATGCCCGACCTCATGGCCATCGCCGAAGAGGTCACGAAGGTTCACGCCGTGTGCGCCGTGTGCGGCCACGCTGCGAGCCGTTCGCAACGCCTCATCGCCGAATCGACGACGGTGCTCGTGGGTGGATCGGAGTCGTACGAAGCGCGCTGCCGCGCTTGTTTCGAGGCGCGTGACGTCCCACGCACCGTGTACTGA
- a CDS encoding penicillin-binding protein: protein MRQWIAIGAAVGLVAVTLPMLRKQDTPLANLLAKPKVEHSGGPAITREVTPPPLTDIDLTRIDDRGSVAIAPAHVGRHAELTVNPKYQRAALAFLRQGRVPEGAVVMTDIKTGRVLVWASYVDQGALHDVAAEATAPSASVFKIVTATALVEQAGLGPTTKQCYSGGEHSISAKDLLDNKRRDKWCATLAQAMGRSLNTVFARLAARNLDRTQLTDTANKLGWGEDIPFDVKVAQSSITLPEDDLGFARTAAGFWNTTLSPFQGANLATTIANGGEMIRLHVVTSVKDSEGEIYHGPTVRMPIKRVMSEATASAITTMMNETVNSGTSYKSFHDRAGRAYLPDIHIAGKTGTLTKPTTEGPFYTWWVGFAPSDKPEIALSVLVANGAKWRVKATNVAADMLRVYFADKGAKGVRSPFDNSPRARR from the coding sequence ATGCGCCAATGGATTGCCATCGGAGCCGCTGTTGGGCTCGTCGCTGTCACCCTCCCCATGTTGCGCAAGCAGGACACGCCTCTGGCGAACCTGCTCGCCAAACCCAAAGTGGAACATAGCGGCGGACCCGCGATCACTCGTGAGGTCACCCCGCCACCACTCACGGATATCGACCTTACACGAATCGACGATCGTGGCAGCGTTGCCATCGCGCCAGCTCATGTTGGCCGTCATGCCGAATTGACGGTCAATCCGAAGTATCAGCGCGCAGCCTTGGCGTTTCTGAGGCAAGGTCGCGTGCCCGAAGGAGCGGTCGTGATGACCGACATCAAGACCGGTCGCGTGCTCGTGTGGGCGAGCTACGTGGATCAGGGTGCGCTGCACGACGTTGCAGCCGAAGCGACGGCTCCGTCGGCGAGTGTTTTCAAGATCGTCACGGCGACGGCTTTGGTGGAGCAAGCGGGTCTCGGGCCCACCACCAAGCAGTGTTATTCGGGCGGCGAACACTCGATCAGCGCCAAGGACCTGCTCGACAACAAGCGCCGCGACAAGTGGTGCGCAACGCTCGCCCAAGCCATGGGGCGCAGCTTGAACACGGTCTTTGCGCGTCTCGCGGCCAGAAATCTCGACCGAACGCAGCTCACGGATACCGCGAACAAGCTCGGGTGGGGCGAAGACATTCCGTTTGACGTCAAAGTAGCTCAGAGCTCGATCACGCTTCCCGAGGATGACCTTGGGTTCGCTCGAACTGCGGCAGGTTTTTGGAACACCACGTTGTCACCGTTCCAAGGCGCCAACTTGGCGACGACGATCGCCAACGGTGGCGAAATGATCCGTTTGCACGTCGTGACGAGCGTCAAGGACAGCGAGGGCGAGATTTACCATGGCCCCACCGTGCGCATGCCGATCAAGCGTGTGATGAGCGAAGCGACGGCCAGTGCGATCACGACGATGATGAACGAGACCGTGAATTCGGGCACGAGCTACAAGTCGTTTCACGATCGAGCGGGGCGCGCGTACTTGCCCGACATTCACATTGCCGGCAAGACCGGAACGCTCACGAAACCCACGACAGAAGGGCCATTTTACACGTGGTGGGTAGGGTTTGCCCCCAGCGACAAACCCGAGATTGCTCTCTCCGTGCTCGTGGCCAATGGGGCCAAGTGGCGAGTGAAAGCGACGAACGTCGCCGCCGACATGCTTCGCGTCTACTTTGCCGACAAAGGCGCAAAGGGCGTGCGAAGCCCGTTCGATAACAGCCCCAGGGCACGCCGCTAA
- a CDS encoding PhoH family protein, whose product MTSTPIRITADVEVLDNATLVALVGPNSEHLKLVARTLGIDSSLRGNVIRLVGAADAVALAERFLAEAAELSTGGVALEAQDFVRAVQALKEDPAVSLRELFEDVVLVSTRRKPITAKTIAQRRYIQAIRTHDLTFGIGPAGTGKTYLAMAMAVFALIERRVKRIILARPAVEAGERLGFLPGDLAEKVNPYLRPLYDALHDMMDADRVSGLVSRGQIEVAPLAFMRGRTLNDCFVILDEAQNATSDQMRMFLTRLGYSSRAVVTGDVTQVDLPHGARSGLAEARDLLAGIDGIAMCHFTEVDVVRHPLVQRIIVAYEKRDAEVAQKRKEEKERRTGATLSAAAETNPGEQSAGGDEKEEAS is encoded by the coding sequence ATGACAAGCACGCCCATTCGAATCACTGCCGACGTCGAAGTCCTCGACAACGCTACACTCGTCGCGCTCGTCGGTCCGAACAGCGAACACCTCAAACTCGTCGCTCGCACGCTGGGGATCGATTCGAGCCTTCGCGGCAACGTCATTCGTCTCGTGGGAGCAGCGGATGCCGTGGCCCTTGCCGAAAGGTTTCTCGCAGAGGCCGCCGAACTTTCGACGGGCGGCGTAGCGCTCGAGGCGCAGGACTTCGTGCGCGCCGTGCAAGCGCTCAAAGAAGACCCCGCCGTTTCTCTTCGCGAGCTCTTCGAAGACGTCGTGCTCGTTTCGACGAGACGCAAACCGATCACGGCAAAAACGATTGCGCAACGAAGATACATTCAAGCCATTCGCACGCACGACCTCACGTTCGGCATCGGCCCCGCAGGTACGGGAAAAACCTACTTGGCCATGGCGATGGCCGTGTTTGCCCTGATCGAACGCCGGGTAAAACGCATCATCTTGGCAAGGCCCGCCGTCGAAGCAGGTGAACGGCTCGGGTTTTTGCCGGGAGACCTGGCGGAAAAGGTCAATCCGTACTTGCGCCCGCTCTATGATGCGCTGCACGACATGATGGATGCCGATCGAGTGAGCGGGCTGGTTTCGCGCGGCCAAATCGAAGTGGCACCTCTCGCATTCATGCGCGGCCGAACGCTCAACGATTGTTTCGTCATCCTCGATGAAGCGCAAAACGCCACGAGTGATCAGATGCGTATGTTCCTCACGCGTCTCGGTTATTCATCGCGCGCAGTCGTCACGGGTGACGTGACGCAAGTCGATTTGCCACACGGCGCGCGTAGTGGTTTGGCCGAGGCGCGTGACTTGCTCGCGGGTATCGATGGCATCGCAATGTGTCACTTCACCGAAGTCGACGTCGTGCGCCATCCGCTCGTGCAACGCATCATCGTCGCATACGAAAAGCGCGACGCCGAGGTCGCGCAGAAACGCAAAGAGGAAAAGGAACGACGCACGGGCGCGACGTTATCGGCAGCGGCCGAGACAAACCCGGGTGAACAATCCGCCGGTGGTGATGAAAAGGAAGAAGCATCATGA
- a CDS encoding GAF domain-containing protein produces MSFSAIVTMNHIEERLRSDERLSSKIIVRPHPLLVTVRSERLFAIVAPGIVWDACRDILRPFAGKLADGEATLVLVGTPSGNDIASALNKGLGAIICDEPSCDTLYVAIHNACELLDARSRAEARGKWLNRYRYELGELIEIAKAITTEREIDKLLSLILSKSRFITGADAGSLYVVEGDDPDPLRRTLHFKLSQNDSVPFDSREFALPVSPRSMSGYVALHKRLLNIADVYDLPPGSPYGFDRSFDAKIGYRTKSMLCMPLCSRKGEVIGVIQLINKKRSHDRKLLSAEDVEEQVITFDTRSEELLETLASQAGIALENAVLYTEIQHMLEGFVKASVEAIEQRDPTTSGHSRRVSHLTVGLAKALERADGPYRGVTWTKDDLRELEYASLLHDFGKIGVREQVLVKAKKLYPYELELIRHRIEIAWRSYEVEILERKLRLVQRGARAEEIARLDEELGRRKKELDGAYHAICSANEPTVLSGGDFARIEAIARETFTDSDGCVSPLLRPEEVACLSVARGSLTPSEIDEIRGHVVHTFQFLSQIPWGKQFRRVALIASAHHERLNGTGYPNRLRAEEIPLQSKMMSISDIFDALTASDRPYKKAVPIDRALDILGYEVKDGHVDADLLRVFIEAKVWTAI; encoded by the coding sequence ATGAGCTTTTCGGCGATCGTCACGATGAACCACATCGAAGAACGTCTTCGTTCGGACGAACGTCTTTCGAGCAAAATCATCGTGCGGCCGCATCCGCTGCTCGTCACGGTGCGCAGCGAACGCCTTTTTGCAATCGTGGCCCCCGGCATCGTATGGGACGCGTGTCGCGACATCCTTCGCCCGTTCGCGGGCAAACTCGCCGATGGTGAAGCAACGCTCGTGCTCGTGGGTACTCCTTCGGGCAATGACATCGCCAGCGCATTGAACAAAGGGCTCGGCGCCATCATCTGCGACGAACCTTCGTGCGATACGCTCTACGTGGCCATCCACAACGCGTGCGAGCTGCTCGATGCGAGGTCACGCGCCGAAGCACGCGGCAAATGGCTGAACCGTTATCGTTACGAGCTCGGCGAGCTCATCGAGATCGCCAAAGCAATCACGACCGAACGAGAGATCGACAAACTCCTCAGCCTCATCTTGTCGAAGAGTCGATTCATCACGGGCGCGGATGCGGGCAGTCTTTATGTCGTCGAAGGGGACGATCCGGATCCTTTGCGCCGCACGCTGCACTTCAAGCTGTCGCAAAACGATTCCGTTCCGTTCGACTCGCGCGAGTTTGCGTTGCCCGTGAGTCCGCGATCGATGTCGGGCTACGTCGCGCTCCACAAGCGCCTGCTCAACATCGCCGACGTCTATGACTTGCCGCCGGGTTCACCGTACGGATTCGATCGTTCGTTCGACGCGAAGATTGGATATCGCACCAAATCGATGTTGTGCATGCCGCTGTGCAGCCGCAAAGGCGAAGTGATCGGCGTGATTCAACTCATCAACAAGAAGCGCTCGCACGATCGGAAATTGCTGAGCGCGGAAGACGTCGAAGAACAAGTCATTACGTTCGACACGCGCAGCGAAGAGCTGCTCGAAACGCTCGCTTCTCAAGCCGGCATCGCGCTCGAAAACGCCGTTCTCTACACGGAAATTCAGCACATGCTGGAAGGGTTTGTCAAGGCCAGCGTCGAAGCAATCGAGCAGCGGGACCCGACGACGAGCGGGCATTCACGACGTGTATCGCATTTGACCGTGGGCCTGGCCAAAGCGCTGGAGCGAGCCGATGGGCCGTACCGCGGCGTGACGTGGACGAAAGACGACTTGCGCGAGCTCGAATATGCGTCGCTTTTGCACGATTTTGGAAAGATTGGCGTGCGCGAACAAGTGCTCGTCAAAGCAAAGAAGTTATACCCGTACGAGCTCGAATTGATACGGCATCGTATCGAAATTGCTTGGCGCTCATACGAAGTAGAAATCCTCGAACGCAAGTTGCGACTGGTTCAACGGGGTGCGCGAGCGGAAGAAATTGCACGCCTCGACGAGGAGCTCGGGCGGCGCAAAAAGGAGCTCGATGGGGCGTATCACGCGATATGTTCCGCGAACGAACCCACGGTGCTTTCGGGCGGCGATTTCGCGCGAATCGAAGCCATCGCGCGCGAAACGTTCACGGATTCGGATGGTTGCGTATCGCCGCTTCTGCGTCCCGAGGAAGTCGCGTGTTTGTCGGTCGCGCGCGGGTCGCTCACGCCGAGTGAAATCGATGAAATCCGCGGGCACGTGGTGCACACGTTTCAATTCTTGTCGCAGATTCCGTGGGGCAAACAATTCCGCCGCGTGGCGCTCATCGCGAGCGCGCATCACGAGCGCTTGAACGGCACGGGTTATCCCAACCGCCTGCGTGCCGAAGAGATACCTCTGCAATCCAAGATGATGAGCATCAGCGACATCTTCGATGCGCTGACGGCGAGCGACAGGCCGTACAAGAAAGCGGTGCCCATCGACCGCGCGCTCGACATTTTGGGTTACGAAGTGAAAGACGGACACGTCGACGCGGACTTGTTACGCGTGTTCATCGAAGCGAAAGTGTGGACGGCAATCTGA
- a CDS encoding Bax inhibitor-1/YccA family protein codes for MNSWDHRERAWGAASISRAGSRTSFLKRVYSLFTASIVFSAIGALVALNAGLSSSAAVLRVGAKTVVVPPLVAFFGQHYIIGMLVMLGVVFGASMVRHVKGLNVLALFGMATVIGVVIAPTLFYATLASSIGNTLSASPVRDAFILSTVGFAGLTGYALTTRKDFSFLGGGLTMGLFVIIGASLLNLFFASSVFSLAISSVAVLLFGAFVLYDTSRLLHSDEEDAVGGAISLYLNFLNIFLALLRILSSRRD; via the coding sequence ATGAATTCTTGGGATCATCGGGAACGAGCGTGGGGAGCGGCAAGTATCTCGCGAGCCGGATCCCGCACATCGTTTCTCAAACGTGTCTACAGCCTGTTCACGGCAAGCATCGTTTTTTCGGCCATCGGCGCCCTCGTCGCTCTCAACGCAGGCCTTTCGTCTTCAGCAGCGGTCCTGCGTGTCGGCGCCAAAACCGTCGTCGTTCCACCGCTCGTCGCCTTTTTTGGCCAGCACTACATCATCGGCATGCTCGTCATGTTGGGCGTCGTTTTCGGCGCTTCCATGGTGCGCCACGTCAAGGGCCTGAACGTGCTCGCCTTATTCGGCATGGCCACGGTCATCGGCGTCGTCATCGCTCCGACGCTCTTCTATGCAACGCTCGCATCCAGCATCGGAAACACCCTGTCCGCATCGCCCGTGCGCGACGCGTTCATCCTGTCCACCGTCGGATTCGCGGGCCTGACCGGTTATGCCCTCACGACCCGCAAAGACTTTTCGTTTCTCGGCGGCGGCCTCACGATGGGCCTCTTCGTCATCATCGGCGCATCTCTGCTCAATCTCTTCTTCGCCAGCTCCGTTTTCAGCCTGGCCATCTCGAGCGTTGCGGTCCTGCTTTTCGGCGCATTCGTGCTGTACGACACGTCGCGTTTGCTCCATAGCGACGAAGAAGATGCCGTGGGTGGCGCCATCAGCCTATACCTGAATTTCCTGAACATCTTCCTCGCCCTGCTCCGCATCCTTTCCTCGCGAAGGGATTAG
- a CDS encoding PQQ-dependent sugar dehydrogenase has protein sequence MGGSGGAPPQCTAGTTGELPNLKLTEVVADVDRPVYVTGAPGDTSRLFVVLKTGRIMIVKDGAMLGEPFLDLSAIIESGANERGLLGLAFHPDYDKNGRFFIYFTRKPDGALVVSECARDMASPDKALGACLKDFLTIPHMRTNHNGGMLAFGPDGYLYAGTGDGGGAGDPDENGQNTDSKLGKILRIDVDKYPTPPAGNLTAGDPDIWDWGLRNPWRFSFDRCTGELYIADVGQYLWEEINVEPKGKGLVNYGWNTMEGKHCFDPDTNCDQTGLTLPVTEYAHDDVVMDCSVTGGYVYRGTKIAGLVGTYIYADYCSRRVRTLAFTNGAITKEAEVTQDLDALTLSGGITSFGEDTSGELYLVIDNNQGGGLGKIYRIDAE, from the coding sequence ATGGGTGGATCCGGTGGCGCGCCGCCGCAATGTACTGCGGGCACAACGGGAGAATTGCCGAATTTGAAGTTGACCGAAGTCGTCGCGGATGTGGACCGACCCGTCTACGTGACGGGAGCGCCGGGCGATACGAGTCGATTGTTTGTCGTCCTGAAAACGGGACGGATCATGATCGTGAAAGACGGCGCGATGCTCGGCGAACCGTTTCTCGATCTATCGGCGATCATCGAATCTGGAGCGAACGAACGGGGGCTTTTGGGTCTTGCGTTTCACCCCGACTACGATAAAAATGGCCGATTTTTCATCTACTTCACGCGCAAACCCGACGGGGCGCTCGTGGTGTCGGAATGTGCGCGCGACATGGCCTCGCCGGACAAGGCGCTTGGCGCATGTCTCAAGGATTTCCTGACGATCCCGCATATGAGGACCAACCACAACGGCGGGATGCTCGCGTTCGGGCCTGACGGTTATCTCTATGCGGGAACGGGGGATGGGGGCGGTGCGGGCGACCCTGATGAAAACGGGCAAAATACCGACTCGAAACTCGGGAAAATTCTGCGTATCGACGTCGACAAATATCCGACGCCACCTGCGGGCAATCTGACGGCGGGTGACCCGGACATTTGGGACTGGGGATTGCGCAATCCGTGGCGGTTTAGTTTCGACCGCTGCACGGGTGAGCTCTACATCGCCGACGTTGGTCAGTACCTTTGGGAAGAAATCAACGTCGAGCCCAAAGGAAAGGGCCTCGTGAACTATGGATGGAACACGATGGAGGGCAAGCATTGCTTCGACCCGGATACGAATTGTGATCAAACGGGGTTGACGTTGCCGGTGACCGAGTACGCGCATGACGACGTCGTGATGGACTGCTCGGTGACGGGTGGATACGTCTACCGCGGGACGAAGATTGCGGGCTTGGTGGGTACATACATCTATGCCGACTATTGTTCGAGGCGCGTGCGTACGCTCGCCTTTACGAACGGCGCGATAACCAAAGAAGCAGAGGTCACGCAAGACCTCGATGCGCTCACGCTGTCGGGTGGAATCACGTCGTTTGGTGAAGACACGTCCGGAGAGCTCTACTTGGTGATCGACAACAATCAGGGTGGGGGGCTCGGGAAGATTTATCGGATCGACGCGGAGTGA